From the genome of Streptomyces sp. NBC_01260, one region includes:
- a CDS encoding bifunctional adenosylcobinamide kinase/adenosylcobinamide-phosphate guanylyltransferase → MELTLLGTGAPDGLPRPECPCAACATARGVRSRAATALLVDDALLLDLTPGAVFAAARAGHSLTGVRQVLLTHPHDGPAVELPAGLPPAGRVPDGQVLTLISGHRVRAVPMDAPGTGYEVAAPEGERLLYLPPGAAPAGLTDRMAEPYDMVVGDVVGRPDAVARLRAVAAIGPATEVVAVHLDHDAPPGPELDRRLAAAGARAVPDGTTLAVGGYHAVPDVPRRTLITGGARSGKSVEAERRLETYPEVVYVATGGVRNGDAEWAARIGLHRERRPAAWRTEETCELVELLTSDGPPLLIDCLSLWLTDAMDRVDAWDDAAWAGGGESTLRKRTAELVAAVRGTRRTVVVVTNETGSGVVPATAAGRRFRDELGRLNASVAAECEQVLLVVAGQSLTLRG, encoded by the coding sequence GTGGAACTGACTCTGCTCGGCACCGGAGCCCCCGACGGGCTGCCGCGGCCCGAATGCCCTTGCGCCGCCTGCGCCACCGCCCGCGGGGTGCGCAGCAGGGCCGCGACCGCCCTGCTGGTCGACGACGCGCTGCTGCTCGATCTCACCCCCGGGGCCGTGTTCGCCGCCGCCCGCGCGGGGCACTCGCTCACCGGCGTACGTCAGGTGCTGCTCACCCATCCGCACGACGGCCCCGCCGTCGAGCTGCCCGCGGGACTGCCGCCGGCGGGCCGGGTGCCGGACGGGCAAGTGCTGACGCTGATCAGCGGGCACCGGGTGCGGGCCGTGCCGATGGACGCGCCGGGGACCGGGTACGAAGTGGCGGCGCCGGAGGGCGAGCGGCTGCTCTACCTGCCGCCGGGCGCCGCCCCGGCCGGTCTCACCGACCGGATGGCGGAGCCGTACGACATGGTGGTCGGCGACGTCGTGGGACGGCCCGACGCGGTGGCCCGGCTGCGGGCCGTCGCGGCGATCGGCCCGGCCACCGAGGTGGTCGCCGTCCATCTGGACCATGACGCACCGCCCGGCCCGGAGCTCGACCGCCGGCTCGCGGCGGCGGGCGCGCGGGCCGTGCCGGACGGGACCACCCTGGCGGTCGGCGGGTACCACGCGGTACCGGATGTGCCCCGGCGCACGCTGATCACCGGCGGAGCGCGGTCGGGGAAGTCGGTCGAGGCCGAACGGCGGCTGGAGACGTATCCGGAGGTCGTGTACGTGGCGACCGGCGGCGTCCGGAACGGCGACGCGGAGTGGGCGGCCCGGATCGGACTGCACCGGGAGCGCAGACCGGCAGCCTGGCGCACCGAGGAGACCTGCGAGCTGGTGGAACTGCTGACCTCGGACGGGCCCCCGCTGCTGATCGACTGCCTGTCGCTCTGGCTGACGGACGCGATGGACCGGGTGGATGCCTGGGACGACGCGGCGTGGGCGGGCGGCGGGGAGAGCACGCTGCGGAAGCGGACGGCGGAACTCGTGGCCGCTGTCCGCGGGACGCGGCGTACCGTCGTCGTGGTGACCAACGAGACCGGCTCCGGCGTGGTGCCCGCGACGGCGGCGGGGCGGCGCTTCAGGGACGAACTGGGCCGGCTGAACGCCTCGGTGGCCGCCGAGTGCGAGCAGGTGCTGCTGGTGGTGGCCGGGCAGTCGCTGACGCTGCGCGGCTGA
- a CDS encoding S1C family serine protease has translation MDSFHSRSQVRRLLLPLTAGVCAIALVSGCSDSNSSGPDATKSGPVQQGSASKATGDLQDEYQSVIENVLPSVVQIDASDSLGSGIVYDTNGHIVTNAHVVGTEKTFKVSSATGEKVLSASLVAAYPEQDLAVIRLDTVPKGLKAAKFGDSDKVAVGQIVLAMGSPLGLSSSVTQGIVSALGRTVSESSAGGGTGATIANMVQTSAAINPGNSGGALVNLNSEVIGIPTLGATDPQMGGSAAPGIGFAIPVSMVKTVADQIIKNGKVTDSGRAALDITGRTVVDDSYQPAGVALVSVSKGGAADKAGLQVGDIITKLGDTPVTTITSLSEGLAADKPGQKVTVTYLRDEAEKTADVTLGEI, from the coding sequence ATGGATTCCTTTCACTCCCGCAGCCAAGTGCGGCGGCTGCTGCTGCCTCTGACCGCAGGTGTCTGTGCGATCGCGCTGGTCAGCGGTTGCTCCGACTCGAACTCCTCCGGGCCGGACGCGACGAAGTCCGGCCCGGTCCAGCAGGGCTCGGCCTCGAAGGCCACCGGCGATCTGCAGGACGAATACCAGTCCGTCATCGAGAACGTGCTTCCGTCCGTGGTGCAGATCGACGCGTCGGACAGCCTGGGCTCCGGCATCGTCTACGACACCAACGGCCATATCGTCACCAACGCCCACGTCGTCGGCACGGAGAAGACCTTCAAGGTCAGCTCGGCCACCGGTGAGAAGGTGCTGAGCGCCTCGCTGGTCGCCGCTTATCCCGAGCAGGACCTGGCCGTCATCAGGCTCGACACCGTACCCAAGGGGCTGAAGGCCGCGAAGTTCGGCGACTCGGACAAGGTCGCGGTGGGGCAGATCGTGCTGGCGATGGGTTCGCCGCTCGGGCTGTCCAGCAGCGTCACCCAGGGCATCGTCTCGGCACTCGGCCGGACCGTGAGCGAGAGCAGTGCGGGCGGCGGCACCGGGGCCACCATCGCGAACATGGTGCAGACCTCGGCGGCGATCAACCCGGGCAACAGCGGGGGTGCGCTGGTGAACCTGAACAGCGAGGTTATCGGCATCCCGACGCTGGGGGCGACGGACCCGCAGATGGGCGGCAGCGCCGCTCCGGGGATCGGATTCGCGATCCCGGTCTCGATGGTGAAGACGGTGGCCGACCAGATCATCAAGAACGGCAAGGTCACCGACTCGGGCCGGGCGGCGCTGGACATCACCGGCCGTACGGTCGTCGACGACAGCTACCAGCCCGCCGGGGTCGCACTCGTCAGCGTGTCGAAGGGCGGAGCGGCCGACAAGGCCGGTCTGCAGGTCGGCGACATCATCACCAAGCTCGGGGACACGCCGGTCACCACGATCACGTCCCTGTCGGAGGGGCTGGCCGCGGACAAGCCGGGCCAGAAGGTCACCGTGACGTATCTGCGCGACGAGGCGGAGAAGACCGCGGACGTCACGCTGGGCGAGATCTGA
- a CDS encoding class I SAM-dependent methyltransferase, whose translation MEGLGGLRNTVRQELVARQLDEQIAGRFPVGQRLRILDVGTGQGTQALRLARAGHTVTGLESDAEMLRTAREALAGEPAGIRERVRLIEGNGQDTGVHFLPGSFDVVLCHGVLMYVQAPDAMVAGLARMLAPGGLLSLLVRNADALAMRAGTAGDWDAALASFDTDRYTNRLGVSVRADRLDALTATLAGIAAPLHAWYGVRVFTDNVSNDVELPAAAELERVLAAEDRAGRTDPYRGVAALLHLCGVRG comes from the coding sequence CTGGAGGGGCTCGGCGGACTGCGCAACACCGTTCGCCAGGAGCTGGTCGCCCGGCAGCTGGACGAGCAGATCGCGGGCCGCTTCCCCGTCGGGCAGCGGCTGCGGATCCTGGACGTCGGTACGGGCCAGGGCACGCAGGCACTGCGCCTGGCCCGGGCCGGCCACACCGTGACCGGGCTGGAGTCCGACGCCGAGATGCTGCGGACCGCCCGCGAGGCGCTCGCCGGCGAGCCCGCGGGAATCCGTGAGCGAGTCCGGCTCATCGAGGGCAACGGCCAGGACACCGGGGTGCACTTCCTGCCCGGCAGCTTCGACGTGGTGCTCTGCCATGGGGTGCTGATGTATGTCCAGGCGCCCGACGCCATGGTGGCCGGACTGGCCAGGATGCTCGCGCCGGGCGGCCTGCTGTCGCTGCTCGTGCGGAACGCGGACGCACTGGCGATGCGGGCCGGGACCGCCGGGGACTGGGACGCGGCACTGGCCTCGTTCGACACGGACCGGTACACCAACCGGCTCGGGGTGTCCGTGCGCGCGGACCGGCTCGACGCCCTCACCGCGACGCTCGCCGGGATCGCGGCGCCGCTGCACGCCTGGTACGGGGTACGTGTCTTCACGGACAACGTGAGCAACGACGTGGAGCTGCCCGCCGCGGCGGAGCTGGAACGGGTGCTCGCGGCCGAGGACCGGGCGGGCCGGACGGATCCGTATCGCGGGGTGGCGGCGCTGCTGCACCTGTGCGGAGTACGGGGCTAG
- a CDS encoding DUF3043 domain-containing protein: protein MFRSRSKEEKAPTNKVTADLSKTPRDPQAPKGRPTPKRSDAQTQRRRASSGAPTDRKEAMKRQREARRVDMAKQREALASGDERYLPARDKGPVRRFVRNFVDSRFCIAEYFLPLAVIILILSVIQVQGIQNISLLLWLGVIVLIVVDSIGLTFRLRKQLNERFPDTPKRGAVAYGLMRTLQMRRLRLPKPQVKRGERP, encoded by the coding sequence GTGTTCCGTAGCCGCTCCAAGGAAGAGAAGGCCCCCACCAACAAGGTGACGGCGGACCTCTCCAAGACGCCCCGCGACCCGCAGGCCCCCAAAGGTCGCCCCACCCCCAAGCGCAGCGATGCCCAAACGCAGCGCCGTCGTGCCTCCAGTGGAGCGCCGACCGACCGCAAGGAGGCCATGAAGCGCCAGCGCGAAGCGCGTCGCGTGGACATGGCCAAACAGCGTGAGGCGCTCGCCAGTGGTGACGAGCGCTATCTGCCGGCCCGCGACAAGGGCCCGGTGCGGCGCTTCGTCCGTAACTTCGTGGACTCGCGCTTCTGCATCGCGGAGTACTTCCTGCCGCTCGCCGTGATCATCCTGATTCTCAGCGTGATCCAGGTGCAGGGCATCCAGAACATCTCGCTGCTGCTCTGGCTCGGCGTCATCGTGCTGATCGTCGTCGACTCGATCGGGCTCACGTTCCGGCTGCGCAAGCAGCTGAACGAGCGGTTCCCCGATACGCCCAAGCGGGGCGCGGTCGCCTACGGCCTGATGCGCACGCTCCAGATGCGACGGCTGCGGCTGCCCAAGCCGCAGGTCAAGCGCGGAGAGCGGCCCTGA
- a CDS encoding PspA/IM30 family protein — MKRMGMIFRAKANKALDRAEDPRETLDYSYQKQLELLQKVRRGVADVATSRKRLELQLNQLQGQTSKLEDQGRKALALGREDLAREALSRRAALQQQVTDLETQHTTLQGEEEKLTLAAQRLQAKVDAFRTKKETIKATYTAAQAQTRIGEAFSGISEEMGDVGLAIQRAEDKTQQLQARAGAIDELLASGALDDPTGTAKDDLTAELDRISGGTDVELELQRMKAELAGGSSSQQAIEGGPQDAQQQSPSQSPHKFDKN, encoded by the coding sequence ATGAAGCGTATGGGGATGATCTTCCGCGCGAAGGCAAACAAGGCCCTTGACAGGGCCGAGGACCCGCGCGAGACCCTCGATTACTCGTACCAGAAGCAGCTGGAGCTGCTTCAGAAGGTGCGCCGCGGTGTCGCCGATGTGGCGACGTCGCGCAAGCGTCTGGAGCTGCAGCTGAACCAGCTGCAGGGCCAGACCTCCAAGCTGGAGGACCAGGGCCGCAAGGCACTCGCGCTCGGTCGCGAGGACCTGGCCCGCGAGGCGCTGTCGCGCCGAGCCGCCCTCCAGCAGCAGGTCACCGACCTGGAGACGCAGCACACCACGCTGCAGGGTGAGGAGGAGAAACTCACTCTCGCGGCCCAGCGGCTGCAGGCAAAGGTCGACGCCTTCCGCACCAAGAAGGAGACGATCAAGGCCACCTACACAGCGGCTCAGGCGCAGACCCGGATCGGGGAGGCCTTCTCGGGCATCTCCGAGGAGATGGGCGATGTCGGCCTGGCGATCCAGCGGGCCGAGGACAAGACCCAGCAGCTCCAGGCGCGCGCGGGCGCGATCGACGAGCTGCTCGCCTCCGGCGCCCTGGACGACCCGACCGGCACGGCGAAGGACGATCTCACCGCCGAGCTGGACCGGATCTCCGGTGGTACGGATGTGGAGCTGGAGCTGCAGCGCATGAAGGCTGAACTGGCCGGCGGCTCCTCCTCGCAGCAGGCCATCGAGGGCGGCCCGCAGGACGCCCAGCAGCAGTCCCCGTCCCAGTCCCCGCACAAGTTCGACAAGAATTAA
- the pspAA gene encoding PspA-associated protein PspAA yields MIVRIMGEGQVLLADSHLAELNKLDNELLAEMESGDGPGFRSTLHALLAKVREVGTPLPDDSLEPSELILPSPEATLEEVRAMLRDDGLISG; encoded by the coding sequence ATGATCGTACGGATCATGGGGGAGGGCCAGGTACTCCTGGCCGACAGTCATCTCGCCGAGCTCAACAAGCTCGACAACGAACTGCTCGCCGAAATGGAGAGCGGCGACGGCCCCGGCTTCCGCTCCACTCTCCACGCGCTCCTCGCAAAGGTGCGCGAAGTCGGCACGCCCTTGCCGGACGACTCCCTGGAGCCGTCCGAGCTGATCCTGCCGTCGCCCGAGGCGACCCTCGAAGAGGTGCGCGCCATGCTCCGTGACGACGGTCTGATTTCCGGCTGA
- a CDS encoding sensor histidine kinase, which translates to MTTLGTGVLRVRHWLRDHPLALDGALALGVLVSMIIGSFADPSSHSGPTFGTRTPAASSVLLMVLGALALVWRRRHPMAVLVATGGLTVVELVMVDPPAPVVMSVVIALYTIAARTDRPTTWRVGLLTMAALTAAAMFFGSAPWYSQENFGVFAWTGMASAAGDAVRSRRAFVDAIRERAERAERTREEEARRRVAEERLRIARDLHDVVAHHIALVNVQAGVAAHVMDKRPDQAKQALAHVREASRSALNELRATVGLLRQSGDSEAPTEPAPGLAVLDALVETVRRAGLPVEVACATGDGPPLPAAVDLAAYRVIQEALTNVRKHAGPGAKAEVSVVRVGATAEVMVLDNGRGNPDGGGEGGGHGLLGMRERVTALGGTLAAGPRYGGGFRVHAILPVKALPQQSEQPDVVGRTGENA; encoded by the coding sequence GTGACCACCCTCGGAACCGGCGTTCTGCGCGTCCGGCACTGGCTGCGCGACCATCCGCTCGCGCTGGACGGAGCGCTCGCCCTGGGCGTGCTCGTGTCCATGATCATCGGTTCGTTCGCCGATCCGAGCTCGCACAGCGGACCCACCTTCGGCACCCGCACGCCCGCCGCGAGCAGCGTGCTCCTGATGGTGCTGGGCGCCCTCGCCCTGGTGTGGCGGCGCCGCCACCCGATGGCGGTCCTGGTCGCCACCGGCGGGCTGACGGTCGTCGAGCTGGTGATGGTGGACCCGCCGGCCCCGGTGGTGATGAGCGTGGTCATCGCGCTGTACACCATCGCCGCCCGCACCGACCGGCCGACCACCTGGCGGGTCGGGCTGCTCACGATGGCCGCGCTCACCGCCGCCGCGATGTTCTTCGGATCGGCGCCCTGGTACAGCCAGGAGAACTTCGGTGTCTTCGCCTGGACCGGCATGGCGAGCGCCGCGGGGGACGCGGTGCGTTCCCGGCGCGCGTTCGTCGACGCGATCCGGGAGCGCGCCGAACGGGCCGAGCGGACGCGTGAGGAGGAGGCCAGGCGAAGGGTGGCCGAGGAACGGCTGCGGATCGCCCGCGATCTGCACGACGTCGTCGCCCACCACATCGCCCTGGTCAACGTGCAGGCCGGGGTCGCGGCCCACGTCATGGACAAGCGCCCCGACCAGGCCAAGCAGGCGCTCGCCCACGTCCGCGAGGCGAGCCGCTCCGCGCTCAACGAACTGCGGGCCACCGTCGGGCTGCTGCGCCAGTCCGGCGACTCCGAGGCACCGACCGAACCCGCCCCCGGCCTCGCCGTCCTCGACGCGCTCGTGGAGACCGTGCGCCGGGCGGGGCTGCCCGTCGAGGTGGCCTGCGCGACCGGGGACGGCCCGCCGCTGCCCGCCGCCGTGGACCTGGCCGCGTACCGGGTGATCCAGGAGGCGCTGACCAATGTGCGCAAGCACGCGGGTCCCGGAGCGAAGGCCGAGGTGAGTGTCGTACGGGTCGGGGCCACGGCCGAGGTCATGGTGCTCGACAACGGCCGCGGAAACCCGGACGGCGGGGGCGAAGGCGGCGGCCATGGGCTGCTCGGTATGCGGGAACGGGTCACGGCTCTGGGCGGCACCCTCGCCGCCGGACCCCGTTACGGCGGCGGTTTCCGCGTCCATGCGATCCTGCCCGTCAAGGCCCTCCCGCAGCAGTCGGAGCAACCGGACGTGGTGGGCCGGACGGGGGAGAACGCATGA
- a CDS encoding response regulator, which yields MTPAIRVLLVDDQALLRSAFRVLVDSEPDMQVVGEAADGAQAVELARSTCADVVLMDIRMPGTDGLTATRMISADPDLAGVRVVMLTTFEVDEYVVQSLRAGASGFLGKGAEPDELLNAIRVAAAGEALLSPAATKGLIATFLAQGGGSDGEGPDAAEYSERLAALTTREREVLVLVAGGLSNDEIAERLVVSPLTVKTHVNRAMAKLGARDRAQLVVTAYESGLVRPRVE from the coding sequence ATGACACCGGCCATCAGGGTCCTGCTCGTCGACGACCAGGCGCTGCTGCGCAGCGCGTTCCGGGTGCTGGTCGACTCGGAGCCCGACATGCAGGTGGTCGGCGAGGCGGCGGACGGCGCGCAAGCGGTGGAGCTGGCCCGGTCGACCTGCGCCGACGTGGTGCTGATGGACATCAGGATGCCCGGAACGGACGGGCTCACCGCGACCCGGATGATCAGTGCCGACCCGGATCTCGCCGGAGTGCGCGTGGTCATGCTCACCACCTTCGAGGTGGACGAGTACGTGGTGCAGTCGCTGCGGGCCGGTGCCTCGGGCTTCCTGGGCAAGGGGGCGGAACCGGACGAACTCCTCAACGCCATCCGTGTCGCCGCGGCCGGCGAGGCGCTGCTCTCACCGGCCGCGACCAAGGGGCTGATCGCCACGTTCCTCGCACAGGGCGGCGGTTCGGACGGCGAGGGGCCGGACGCCGCGGAGTACTCCGAGCGCCTCGCGGCCCTCACCACACGGGAGCGGGAGGTGCTGGTCCTGGTCGCGGGCGGGCTCTCCAACGACGAGATCGCCGAGCGCCTGGTGGTCAGCCCGCTCACCGTCAAGACGCATGTGAACAGGGCGATGGCGAAGCTGGGCGCCCGCGACCGGGCCCAATTGGTGGTAACAGCCTACGAATCGGGCCTTGTCCGCCCCAGGGTGGAGTGA
- a CDS encoding efflux RND transporter permease subunit: MSWLSRFSLAQRALIGLISIVALVFGAIAIPQLKQQLLPTIELPMVSVLAPYQGASPDVVEKQVVEPLENSIKSVDGVTGITSTASEGNAVIMASFDFGDEGTKQLVADIQQAVNRARVQLPDGVDPQVIAGSTDDIPTVVLAVTSGKDQQALADQLDRTVVPALEAIDGVGQVSVDGVQDLQISITPDDKKLSSAGLNATSLSQALQAGGATVPAGSFSESGKSRTVQVGGAFTSLKQIEDLRVTGQDPTTGKPGEPVRIGDIATVKQEPSTAVSITRTNGKPSLAVMATMDKDGSAVAISDAVKDKLPDLRKDLGAGAELTVVTDQGPPVSKAISGLTTEGALGLLFAVIVILVFLASLRSTLVTAVSIPLSVVLALIVLWTRDLSLNMLTLGALTIAIGRVVDDSIVVLENIKRHLSYGEERQSAILAAVKEVAGAVTASTLTTVAVFLPIGLVGGMVGELFGSFSLTITAALLASLLVSLTVVPVLSYWFLRAPKGSAENPDEARRKAEEKEARSKLQQMYVQVLGFATRRRVVSVVIAVVVLIGTFGMAPLLKTTLFDQGEQEVLSIKQELTPGTSLAAADEAARKVEKLLADDKAVKEYQVTVGSSGFMAAFGGGTGANQASYQVTLKDPAEYDATEKRLGEALGKLDGIGDTTFGEAGGFGSQDLSVVVKAADADVLTKSSEMVRKAVAGLKDVSDVQSDLSQSIPRISVKANAKAADAGFTQAALGAAVAGAVKGTPSGKAIMDDTERDVVIRSAHPAATMAELKNLPLGPVKLGSIADVKLVPGPVSMTRIDGQRAATITAKPVGDDTGDVSKALQKEIDSLDLPDGATATIGGVSEDQKDAFVKLALAMLAAVAIVFMLLVATFRSLIQPLILLVSIPFAATGAIGLLLITGTPMGVAAMIGMLMLIGIVVTNAIVLIDLINQYRAQGMGVVEAVVEGGRHRLRPILMTALATIFALLPMALGVTGEGGFISQPLAVVVIGGLVTSTLLTLLLVPTLYAMVELRKERRAKKKAAKRAAKAGGPAPAESEEASSEEPEPAKA; this comes from the coding sequence ATGTCCTGGCTGTCCAGATTCAGCCTCGCGCAAAGGGCCCTGATCGGGCTGATCTCGATCGTCGCGCTCGTATTCGGAGCGATTGCGATCCCGCAGCTCAAGCAGCAACTGCTGCCCACCATCGAACTTCCGATGGTGTCGGTGCTCGCCCCCTATCAGGGCGCGTCCCCCGATGTGGTCGAGAAGCAGGTCGTCGAACCGCTCGAGAACTCGATCAAGTCCGTCGACGGTGTCACCGGAATCACCTCGACCGCCAGCGAGGGCAACGCCGTCATCATGGCGTCCTTCGACTTCGGCGACGAGGGCACCAAGCAGCTCGTCGCGGACATCCAGCAGGCGGTGAACCGCGCCCGCGTCCAGCTGCCCGACGGTGTGGACCCGCAGGTCATCGCCGGTTCGACGGATGACATCCCGACCGTCGTCCTCGCAGTCACCTCCGGCAAGGACCAGCAGGCGCTCGCCGACCAGCTGGACCGTACCGTGGTCCCCGCACTGGAGGCCATCGACGGTGTCGGTCAGGTGTCCGTCGACGGTGTGCAGGACCTCCAGATCTCCATCACCCCCGACGACAAGAAGCTCAGCTCCGCCGGCCTGAACGCGACCTCGCTCTCCCAGGCACTCCAGGCGGGCGGCGCGACCGTCCCGGCGGGTTCCTTCTCCGAGTCGGGCAAGAGCCGCACCGTCCAGGTCGGTGGCGCCTTCACCTCCCTGAAGCAGATCGAGGACCTGCGGGTCACCGGCCAGGACCCGACGACGGGCAAGCCCGGCGAGCCGGTCCGCATCGGTGACATCGCGACGGTGAAGCAGGAGCCGTCCACCGCGGTCTCCATCACCCGTACGAACGGCAAGCCGAGCCTCGCCGTCATGGCCACGATGGACAAGGACGGCAGCGCCGTCGCCATCTCGGACGCGGTCAAGGACAAGCTCCCGGACCTGCGCAAGGACCTCGGCGCCGGCGCCGAGCTGACCGTCGTCACCGACCAGGGCCCGCCCGTCTCCAAGGCCATCTCGGGTCTGACCACCGAGGGCGCGCTCGGCCTGCTCTTCGCGGTCATCGTGATCCTGGTCTTCCTGGCCTCGCTCCGCTCGACCCTGGTCACCGCGGTCTCCATCCCGCTCTCCGTGGTCCTCGCACTGATCGTGCTCTGGACCCGCGACCTCTCGCTCAACATGCTCACCCTGGGCGCGCTGACCATCGCGATCGGCCGGGTCGTCGACGACTCGATCGTCGTCCTGGAGAACATCAAGCGCCACCTCAGCTACGGGGAGGAGCGCCAGTCCGCGATCCTCGCCGCGGTGAAGGAAGTGGCCGGCGCGGTCACCGCCTCGACCCTCACCACGGTCGCCGTATTCCTGCCGATCGGTCTGGTCGGCGGCATGGTCGGCGAGCTCTTCGGCTCGTTCTCGCTGACGATCACCGCGGCGCTGCTGGCCTCCCTGCTGGTCTCGCTGACCGTCGTCCCTGTCCTGTCCTACTGGTTCCTGCGCGCCCCCAAGGGCAGCGCCGAGAACCCGGACGAGGCCCGGCGCAAGGCCGAGGAGAAGGAAGCCCGCAGCAAGCTCCAGCAGATGTACGTCCAGGTGCTGGGCTTCGCCACCCGGCGCCGCGTCGTCAGTGTGGTCATCGCCGTCGTCGTGCTGATCGGCACCTTCGGCATGGCTCCGCTGCTGAAGACCACCCTCTTCGACCAGGGCGAGCAGGAAGTCCTTTCCATCAAGCAGGAGTTGACCCCGGGCACCAGCCTGGCGGCCGCCGACGAGGCGGCCAGGAAGGTCGAGAAGCTCCTCGCCGACGACAAGGCCGTCAAGGAGTACCAGGTCACCGTCGGCTCGTCCGGCTTCATGGCGGCCTTCGGCGGCGGCACGGGGGCCAACCAGGCCTCCTACCAGGTCACGCTGAAGGACCCGGCCGAATACGACGCCACCGAGAAGCGCCTCGGCGAGGCGCTCGGCAAGCTCGACGGCATCGGTGACACGACCTTCGGCGAGGCCGGCGGTTTCGGCAGCCAGGACCTGAGCGTCGTGGTCAAGGCCGCCGACGCGGACGTCCTGACGAAGTCCTCCGAAATGGTGCGCAAGGCGGTGGCCGGCCTCAAGGACGTCAGCGACGTCCAGAGCGACCTGTCGCAGAGCATCCCCCGGATCTCGGTCAAGGCCAACGCCAAGGCCGCCGACGCCGGTTTCACCCAGGCAGCCCTGGGAGCGGCCGTCGCCGGTGCGGTGAAGGGCACCCCCTCAGGCAAGGCGATCATGGACGACACCGAGCGTGATGTCGTCATCAGGTCCGCCCACCCGGCCGCCACGATGGCCGAGCTGAAGAACCTCCCGCTCGGCCCGGTCAAGCTCGGCAGCATCGCCGACGTGAAGCTGGTCCCCGGACCGGTCTCCATGACACGGATCGACGGCCAGCGCGCCGCGACGATCACCGCCAAGCCCGTCGGTGACGACACAGGCGACGTCAGCAAGGCGCTCCAGAAGGAGATCGACTCCCTGGACCTCCCGGACGGTGCCACCGCCACCATCGGCGGCGTCTCCGAGGACCAGAAGGACGCCTTCGTCAAGCTGGCCCTGGCCATGCTGGCGGCCGTCGCGATCGTCTTCATGCTGCTGGTCGCCACCTTCCGGTCGCTCATCCAGCCGCTGATCCTGCTGGTCTCCATCCCGTTCGCCGCCACCGGCGCGATCGGCCTGCTCCTCATCACCGGGACCCCGATGGGCGTCGCGGCGATGATCGGCATGCTGATGCTGATCGGCATCGTGGTGACCAACGCGATCGTGCTGATCGACCTGATCAACCAGTACCGGGCGCAGGGCATGGGCGTCGTCGAGGCGGTCGTCGAGGGTGGACGCCACCGGCTGCGCCCGATCCTGATGACGGCCCTGGCGACCATCTTCGCCCTCCTCCCGATGGCGCTCGGCGTCACCGGCGAGGGCGGCTTCATCTCGCAGCCGCTGGCCGTCGTGGTCATCGGCGGTCTGGTCACCTCGACGCTGCTGACGCTGCTCCTGGTGCCGACGCTGTACGCCATGGTGGAGCTCCGCAAGGAGCGCCGCGCGAAGAAGAAGGCCGCGAAGCGCGCCGCCAAGGCGGGCGGGCCGGCCCCGGCCGAGTCGGAGGAGGCCTCCTCCGAGGAGCCGGAGCCCGCGAAGGCCTGA